One region of Brachyspira hampsonii genomic DNA includes:
- a CDS encoding ankyrin repeat domain-containing protein, translated as MKKIVIIIFYLSIFLFAEDFTDIVTDEMSDYDLNISYDNLYEAIDNYDADYIRTAISNGNINIDSKLTDDYPNNLGGATLLLYSIYKNAGEITKILIDNGANLRARDFKTWNSIMYAAAFSDLYTIALLAERDSTLLDTKTEFNVTPLHIACDYNNLDALMYLCTNSNIDINAQDIDGWTALYHAANSKSIEAYNLLIILGADTNIADNHNVLPETILNRKIEDELNEVRDIDIELFKAVEKDDYRKIRTLINRGANINAKDGYGLSVLHLAIKYNSFRAVDVLLANRNIDLESTLPEGYFTHLGDNSSDAVYIGKATPLIYAIFKSGGDSRIVNALIRKGADVNASDEEGWSTFLYAAAFGNSSMLRNILLKNRNLINSKTKDNVTPLHMAVVYDNIDNIKYLVRNLKADINAQDDDGWTALYYAAANNKKEAYDLLLRLGADKNIANNEGLKPADVLR; from the coding sequence ATGAAGAAAATTGTAATTATTATATTTTATTTAAGCATATTCTTATTTGCTGAAGATTTTACAGATATAGTAACTGATGAAATGTCGGATTATGATTTAAATATCAGTTATGATAATTTATATGAGGCTATAGATAATTATGATGCAGATTATATAAGAACGGCTATAAGCAATGGAAATATAAATATTGACTCAAAACTTACAGATGATTATCCAAATAATTTAGGAGGTGCTACTCTCTTACTTTATTCTATATATAAAAATGCAGGAGAAATAACTAAAATTTTAATAGATAATGGAGCTAATTTAAGAGCGAGGGATTTTAAAACTTGGAATAGTATTATGTATGCGGCTGCTTTTTCTGACTTGTATACTATTGCATTACTTGCAGAGAGAGACAGTACATTGCTTGATACTAAAACAGAATTTAATGTAACACCTTTGCATATAGCTTGTGATTATAATAATCTTGATGCTTTGATGTATTTATGCACTAATTCTAATATAGATATTAATGCTCAGGATATAGACGGCTGGACTGCTCTTTATCATGCGGCAAATTCTAAGAGTATTGAGGCTTATAATTTACTAATAATACTTGGAGCAGATACTAATATTGCAGATAATCATAATGTATTGCCTGAAACTATACTTAATAGAAAAATTGAAGACGAACTTAATGAAGTAAGGGATATTGATATTGAATTATTTAAAGCTGTAGAAAAAGATGATTATAGAAAGATAAGAACTTTAATAAATAGAGGTGCTAATATTAATGCTAAAGACGGATACGGCTTAAGCGTTTTACATTTAGCTATAAAGTATAATAGTTTTAGGGCTGTTGATGTGCTTTTAGCAAATAGAAATATTGATTTGGAATCTACACTTCCTGAAGGTTATTTTACTCATTTGGGAGATAACTCTTCAGATGCAGTTTATATAGGAAAGGCTACACCTCTTATTTATGCTATATTTAAAAGCGGCGGAGATAGCAGAATAGTAAATGCTCTTATAAGAAAAGGTGCTGATGTAAATGCTTCAGATGAAGAAGGCTGGTCTACATTTTTATATGCAGCTGCTTTTGGAAATAGTTCTATGCTTAGAAATATTTTGTTAAAAAACAGAAATCTCATTAACAGTAAAACAAAAGATAATGTTACCCCTCTTCACATGGCTGTTGTTTATGATAATATAGATAATATCAAATATTTGGTTAGAAATTTGAAAGCGGATATTAATGCTCAAGATGATGACGGCTGGACGGCTTTGTATTATGCAGCTGCCAATAATAAAAAAGAAGCTTATGACTTGCTTTTAAGATTAGGTGCTGACAAAAATATAGCCAATAATGAGGGATTAAAGCCTGCTGATGTTTTACGCTAA
- a CDS encoding ankyrin repeat domain-containing protein has translation MIKNGFLFIILLFTISFNIFALTQKEQEFFDAVKENKYESQLKNLLRYKMNLNTTNERGLTPLLYAIECGNERAVRVLLEYSDVNIEYKLPDDFADYPYINKVEGDSFNIGGATPLMFAIFKANAKIVKQLIDKNADVRARDNEGTSVFLYACGFGDGNIIRMLLVKDRNLVNDKNSDVNGLHYAASLNNLETINFLIKNVNMNINDRDSNGCTALYYAAYHAKKEAYNLLIKLGANKDIGDNYGVKPEYVLSGGSSAVDLGDNSSNEENNNSFTNTYEENMSIIRTIRESDTNSLRNIMMYSNFNMNSVIIAYETPLTYAIHLGKDDMVNELLKYRIDNTNIINIETSFIPRDDLYFNESRAEFTGYVYLYNASPLQYAIFKGNTNIINTLLKYGADISRKDSLGNNVLMYAASYGNAEVIDTLLNYSSNSYRVVDIYGNTPLHNAALLGNTNTLTALMNRTPININTQNIDGNTPLHLAVKNHNTNTYRFLLLKGADYTIKNYDGKTASDLLYGDGIESIESIISNDANSFTNIYTNDKFNKINTNNTNLNNTNFINTNNDYNNTNYYNDNQNNNIGTNSNYDAETLPYNDIQYTNSINNENTFDNVMAVNANTFADDLIYEYSDEGITEDNSDDYVEDDTDDDYSEYYDALKPLFEAIYNNNVSDVLKAVSNGININSRNEDGFTPLLYAINYDRIEVMKALLSYSNIIDIEMPLNNYTNMYSVKGKNFSGEVLFNGTTPLEYAVYKGNTNAVNLLIENGADTRKKDYNGYCSLFYASAFSDANMIHFLLTKDPSLTREKSLSGRTVMHFAALYGNDEAISYYLSNTFLSINARDNEGNTPLHCASEKGYSSTINLLVQRGAKTDIKNNEGLTPTDIIS, from the coding sequence ATGATTAAAAATGGATTTTTATTTATTATATTACTTTTTACTATTAGTTTTAATATATTTGCTTTAACTCAAAAAGAGCAGGAATTTTTTGATGCCGTAAAAGAAAATAAATATGAATCTCAATTAAAAAATCTTTTAAGATATAAAATGAATTTGAATACCACAAATGAAAGAGGATTAACTCCGCTTTTGTATGCTATTGAATGCGGTAATGAAAGAGCTGTAAGAGTATTGCTTGAGTATAGCGATGTTAATATAGAATATAAACTTCCAGATGATTTTGCAGATTATCCATATATAAATAAAGTTGAAGGCGACAGTTTTAATATAGGAGGGGCTACTCCTTTAATGTTTGCTATATTCAAAGCTAATGCCAAAATAGTTAAGCAGCTTATAGATAAAAATGCTGATGTTAGAGCTAGAGATAATGAAGGAACTTCTGTATTTTTATATGCATGCGGTTTTGGAGACGGAAATATTATAAGAATGCTTCTTGTAAAAGATAGGAACTTAGTTAATGATAAAAATTCTGATGTTAATGGACTTCATTATGCTGCTTCTCTCAATAATTTAGAAACTATTAATTTTTTAATTAAAAATGTTAATATGAATATTAATGACAGAGATTCAAACGGATGTACTGCTTTATATTATGCTGCTTATCATGCAAAAAAAGAGGCTTATAATCTTCTTATTAAACTCGGTGCTAATAAAGATATAGGAGATAATTACGGAGTTAAGCCTGAATATGTTTTATCAGGAGGAAGTTCTGCTGTTGATTTAGGTGATAATTCTAGCAATGAAGAAAATAATAATTCATTTACAAATACTTATGAAGAAAATATGTCTATTATTAGAACTATTCGAGAATCAGATACTAATTCTTTAAGAAATATAATGATGTATTCTAACTTTAATATGAATTCTGTAATTATAGCTTATGAAACTCCTCTTACTTATGCTATACATCTTGGTAAAGATGATATGGTTAATGAACTTTTAAAATATAGAATTGATAATACAAATATTATTAATATAGAAACTAGTTTTATACCAAGAGATGATTTATATTTTAATGAAAGCAGGGCAGAGTTTACAGGTTATGTATATTTGTATAATGCAAGCCCTTTGCAGTATGCTATATTCAAAGGAAATACTAATATAATAAATACTCTTCTAAAATATGGGGCTGATATAAGCAGAAAAGACAGTTTAGGAAATAATGTTTTAATGTATGCAGCAAGTTATGGAAATGCAGAAGTTATTGATACGCTTTTAAATTACAGCAGTAATTCTTACAGAGTTGTTGATATATATGGTAATACTCCTTTACATAATGCTGCATTATTAGGAAATACTAATACTTTGACTGCACTTATGAATAGAACTCCTATAAATATAAATACACAAAATATTGATGGTAATACTCCTTTGCATTTGGCTGTAAAAAATCATAATACTAATACATACAGATTTTTACTTTTAAAAGGTGCTGACTATACTATAAAAAATTATGATGGAAAAACAGCTTCTGATTTACTTTATGGTGATGGTATTGAGAGTATAGAAAGCATTATAAGTAATGATGCTAATTCATTTACTAATATCTATACGAATGATAAATTTAATAAGATAAATACTAATAATACAAACTTAAATAATACAAATTTCATTAATACAAATAATGATTATAATAATACTAATTATTATAATGATAATCAAAATAATAATATTGGCACAAACAGCAATTATGATGCAGAAACTTTACCTTATAATGATATACAGTATACTAACAGCATTAATAATGAAAACACATTTGATAATGTTATGGCAGTTAATGCTAATACTTTTGCTGATGATTTAATATACGAGTACAGCGATGAAGGTATTACGGAAGATAATTCTGATGATTATGTAGAAGATGATACAGATGATGATTATTCAGAATATTATGATGCGCTGAAACCTTTATTTGAAGCTATATACAATAACAATGTTTCTGATGTATTAAAAGCTGTTTCAAATGGTATTAACATAAACTCAAGAAATGAAGATGGTTTTACTCCTTTACTTTATGCTATTAATTATGACAGGATTGAAGTTATGAAGGCTCTTTTAAGCTATAGCAATATTATAGATATAGAAATGCCTCTTAATAATTATACTAATATGTACTCTGTAAAAGGAAAAAATTTCAGCGGAGAAGTATTATTTAACGGTACAACTCCTTTAGAATATGCAGTATATAAAGGCAATACTAATGCTGTAAATCTGCTTATAGAAAATGGGGCAGATACAAGAAAAAAAGATTATAATGGATACTGCAGTTTATTTTATGCTTCAGCATTTTCTGATGCTAATATGATACACTTTTTACTTACAAAAGATCCATCTCTTACAAGAGAAAAATCTTTAAGCGGAAGAACAGTTATGCATTTTGCTGCTTTATATGGAAATGATGAAGCCATATCGTATTATTTATCTAATACATTTTTGAGTATTAATGCTAGAGACAATGAGGGCAACACTCCTTTACATTGTGCTAGTGAAAAGGGATATTCCTCTACTATTAACTTGCTTGTTCAAAGAGGTGCTAAAACTGATATAAAAAATAATGAAGGATTAACTCCAACTGATATTATTAGCTAG
- a CDS encoding NADH:flavin oxidoreductase/NADH oxidase — translation MKPEKSNLFTPLKIGNLEIKNRVVMPPMCMYSAEDGYVNDWHIQHYSTRAIGGAGLIIVEATGVLSTASYITDNDLGIWDDKYIDGLSKLVKAIKGNGASAAIQINHAGRKCDCLKVDKIYAPSAIAFSDQFKTPVEMTKDDINEVVDAFVKAFVRAKKAGFDMVEVHAAHGYLISTFLSPLSNKRTDEYGKNRAKILEEILRKGKEAVGKDYPIQIRISSYDWKEGGNTVKDFVDMLKPLEEQGLFDSINVSTGAVTADGKIIPYEGYQIPFCRELKQYMKVPCIGGGLLTDPKMANMIVRNGAADAVYIGREILRNPYWALQAARTLGIDVPFPKQYEMAKR, via the coding sequence ATGAAACCAGAAAAAAGTAATCTTTTTACACCTTTAAAAATAGGTAATCTTGAAATAAAAAACCGTGTAGTAATGCCTCCAATGTGTATGTATAGTGCTGAAGACGGATATGTTAATGATTGGCATATTCAGCATTATTCTACAAGGGCTATAGGCGGAGCAGGACTTATTATTGTTGAAGCTACAGGAGTGCTTTCTACTGCCAGCTATATTACTGACAATGATTTAGGCATTTGGGACGATAAATATATTGACGGCTTAAGCAAACTTGTTAAAGCTATAAAAGGTAATGGAGCTTCTGCAGCAATACAGATTAATCATGCAGGAAGAAAATGTGATTGTTTGAAAGTTGATAAAATATATGCTCCTAGTGCTATAGCATTTAGTGATCAGTTTAAAACACCTGTTGAAATGACTAAAGATGATATTAATGAAGTTGTTGATGCATTTGTTAAAGCATTTGTCAGAGCTAAAAAAGCAGGCTTTGATATGGTTGAAGTTCATGCTGCTCATGGTTATTTGATTTCTACTTTCTTATCACCATTATCAAATAAAAGAACGGATGAATACGGAAAAAACAGAGCTAAAATTTTAGAAGAGATTTTAAGAAAAGGAAAAGAAGCTGTAGGAAAAGATTATCCTATACAAATAAGAATATCTTCTTATGACTGGAAAGAAGGCGGGAACACAGTAAAAGATTTTGTTGATATGTTAAAACCATTAGAAGAACAAGGATTATTTGATTCTATCAATGTTAGTACAGGAGCTGTTACTGCTGACGGTAAAATTATACCTTATGAAGGCTATCAAATACCTTTCTGCAGAGAGTTAAAACAATATATGAAAGTTCCTTGCATAGGTGGAGGACTTTTAACAGATCCTAAAATGGCTAATATGATAGTAAGAAACGGTGCTGCTGATGCTGTATATATTGGAAGAGAGATTTTAAGAAACCCTTATTGGGCATTACAGGCTGCCAGAACTTTAGGTATTGATGTTCCATTCCCTAAACAATATGAAATGGCTAAAAGATAA
- a CDS encoding ankyrin repeat domain-containing protein, with protein MKTVSIIIFISICCNIIYSFTQNENDLIMAAEKSDIMSIRNILNKKDVNINVQDRYGVTPLMHAVFNKDIYILELLLKNNANPNMQNDSGKTALIYACNTCDFDIIQMLIWYKADVNLRDNYKSTALMYASSRDANIIKLLADSGADINAQNLDGKTALIYNILNKADADIVKTFISLGADINIQDIHGYTALMYAAILDYRNLVEILIENGADVNKRNNYNKTALTMSEENKNYKMAEILIKYGAVR; from the coding sequence ATGAAGACTGTATCTATTATCATATTTATAAGCATTTGCTGTAATATTATATATTCATTTACTCAAAATGAAAATGATTTAATTATGGCTGCCGAAAAATCTGATATTATGTCAATTAGAAATATACTTAATAAAAAAGATGTTAATATTAATGTTCAAGACAGATACGGTGTTACTCCTTTGATGCATGCTGTATTTAATAAAGATATTTATATATTAGAATTATTATTAAAGAACAATGCCAATCCTAATATGCAAAATGACAGCGGTAAAACTGCTTTAATATATGCATGCAATACTTGTGATTTTGATATTATACAGATGCTTATATGGTATAAGGCGGATGTTAATCTTAGAGATAATTATAAATCTACAGCTTTGATGTATGCTTCCAGCAGAGATGCAAATATAATAAAATTACTTGCCGATTCAGGTGCTGATATTAATGCTCAGAATTTAGATGGAAAGACTGCTTTGATATATAATATTTTAAATAAGGCTGATGCTGATATAGTGAAAACTTTTATTTCTTTAGGGGCTGATATCAATATTCAGGATATTCATGGCTACACTGCTTTAATGTATGCTGCTATATTGGATTATAGAAATTTAGTTGAAATATTAATAGAAAATGGGGCAGATGTAAATAAAAGAAATAATTATAATAAAACAGCTTTAACTATGTCAGAAGAAAATAAAAATTATAAAATGGCTGAAATTTTAATTAAATACGGTGCTGTAAGATAA
- a CDS encoding ankyrin repeat domain-containing protein, with translation MKKFIAITLFINIVTLYALTENENKMINAVKIGDIRTIQTLLSQNVSPNIKDERGYSLIHIAAENNQTASINILKTSPYTDLNILLESNTKITNNNQYIDGSYYSAMDIAAVNRNFESVKLLIDSGANINFKMKEKPRSEFLASEYSNPQILELYLNKNIYLLMNSEDVVSLIKSASIGNNAENINYLVKNLGIDVDTKDTNTMLHYAVGNGSIEAASELIKLGANIDNTNANFKTSLHYVIENNSNKLLESVNLLLSKNANPNIKDKNGNTALHLAVMNAHKSKSKYIEVINALIKYNTDINILNDQNQLALNIAVINNDTEISNILINAESELNNIYNGYAPIHIAVKNNNISIVDNLLLNGADAEIKDSRGYTPLAIAVENNNLEMCRKLIRNNAAADSKAIDLAKKINNKEIKKLLGLEEVN, from the coding sequence ATGAAAAAATTTATAGCAATAACATTATTTATAAATATTGTCACTCTATACGCATTAACAGAAAATGAAAATAAAATGATTAATGCTGTCAAAATAGGAGATATCAGAACTATACAAACTCTATTATCACAAAATGTAAGTCCGAATATTAAAGATGAAAGAGGATATTCACTCATACATATAGCAGCAGAAAATAATCAGACAGCTTCAATAAATATACTTAAAACTTCTCCGTATACAGATTTAAATATCCTTTTGGAAAGTAATACTAAAATAACAAATAATAATCAATATATAGACGGTTCATACTATTCAGCTATGGACATTGCTGCTGTAAATAGAAATTTTGAAAGCGTAAAATTACTAATAGATTCAGGAGCAAATATTAATTTTAAAATGAAAGAAAAACCTAGAAGTGAATTTCTTGCATCAGAATATTCCAATCCTCAAATATTAGAGCTTTATCTTAATAAAAATATATACCTTCTTATGAATAGCGAAGATGTTGTATCATTAATTAAATCAGCAAGCATTGGAAATAATGCAGAAAATATAAACTATTTAGTAAAAAACTTAGGAATAGATGTTGATACTAAAGATACAAATACTATGCTTCATTATGCTGTAGGAAATGGTTCTATAGAGGCTGCAAGCGAACTTATAAAATTGGGAGCTAATATTGATAATACAAATGCCAATTTCAAAACATCTTTGCATTATGTAATAGAAAACAATTCTAATAAATTGCTTGAAAGTGTTAATTTGCTTTTATCTAAAAATGCCAATCCTAATATAAAAGATAAAAATGGAAATACCGCTTTGCATTTAGCTGTAATGAATGCCCATAAATCAAAAAGTAAATATATAGAAGTCATAAATGCTTTAATAAAATATAATACCGATATAAATATATTAAATGATCAAAATCAATTAGCATTAAATATAGCAGTTATTAATAATGATACTGAAATATCTAATATTTTAATAAATGCCGAATCTGAATTAAACAATATCTATAATGGATATGCTCCTATACATATAGCAGTAAAAAATAATAATATATCTATAGTTGATAATTTATTATTAAACGGTGCTGATGCTGAGATAAAAGACAGCAGAGGATACACTCCATTAGCTATAGCAGTAGAAAATAATAATTTAGAAATGTGCAGAAAACTTATAAGAAACAATGCAGCTGCTGACAGTAAAGCGATAGATTTAGCAAAGAAAATAAATAATAAAGAAATAAAAAAATTATTAGGATTAGAAGAAGTAAATTAA
- a CDS encoding HD domain-containing protein, with protein sequence MASIERDKAIELFKKYNNEHSLFKHALSVEAVMRYFARKNAEDEDEWGMVGFLHDMDYEKYPDEHCIKVREILEAEGGPDSFIRAIQSHGYGICTDIEPLSNMEKTLYAVDELAGFITACALVRPSKSLDDMEVKSVKKKLKDKAFAAKVDRTVINKGAEMLGINIDELIKETIEALIPVQESIGLNKIS encoded by the coding sequence ATGGCTAGCATAGAAAGAGATAAAGCTATTGAACTATTTAAAAAATATAACAATGAGCATTCATTATTTAAGCATGCATTATCAGTAGAAGCAGTTATGAGATATTTTGCTAGAAAAAACGCAGAAGATGAAGATGAATGGGGTATGGTAGGATTTTTGCATGATATGGATTATGAAAAATATCCTGATGAGCATTGTATTAAAGTTAGGGAAATACTTGAGGCAGAGGGGGGTCCTGATAGTTTTATAAGAGCCATTCAAAGTCATGGTTATGGAATTTGTACCGACATAGAGCCTTTAAGCAATATGGAAAAAACTTTATATGCTGTTGATGAGCTTGCAGGTTTTATTACCGCATGTGCTTTAGTGAGACCTTCAAAGAGTTTAGATGATATGGAAGTAAAATCTGTTAAGAAGAAATTGAAAGATAAGGCATTTGCAGCTAAAGTTGATAGAACGGTTATAAATAAAGGTGCTGAAATGTTGGGAATTAACATAGATGAACTTATAAAAGAAACTATAGAAGCTCTTATTCCTGTGCAGGAGAGTATAGGGCTTAATAAAATTTCCTAA
- a CDS encoding isochorismatase family protein, which produces MSKIKILTIVDMQNDYMEGGPMAVKGASKLVPIINDLIKNGEYDAIIATQDWHPSNHISFASTHEKEPFSKIKVIDQDTGDEEIITLWPRHCVARTYGSAIVDGLRKKRDYIYVQKGVDPDDEGNSGFSYMHKEFIDAARENKETLVLDFVGVALDYCIFFTARDTAEYVASIDAEYLVSVNVLGYASAAVNPEVIEGLYASCPLINLKKVKL; this is translated from the coding sequence ATGAGTAAAATAAAGATACTTACAATAGTAGATATGCAAAATGATTATATGGAAGGCGGTCCTATGGCTGTTAAAGGTGCTTCTAAATTAGTGCCTATTATAAATGATCTTATAAAGAATGGCGAGTATGATGCCATAATTGCAACTCAGGATTGGCATCCTTCTAATCATATATCTTTTGCTTCAACTCATGAAAAAGAGCCTTTTTCTAAAATAAAAGTTATAGATCAGGATACGGGGGATGAAGAAATTATTACTTTATGGCCTCGTCATTGCGTTGCCAGAACTTATGGTTCTGCTATAGTTGATGGCTTAAGGAAGAAAAGAGATTATATTTATGTTCAAAAGGGAGTTGATCCGGACGATGAGGGTAACTCCGGTTTTTCTTATATGCATAAAGAATTCATAGATGCTGCCAGAGAAAATAAAGAAACTTTGGTGCTTGATTTTGTCGGCGTTGCTCTTGACTACTGCATATTTTTTACAGCGAGAGATACGGCTGAGTATGTGGCTTCTATAGATGCTGAGTATTTAGTAAGTGTAAATGTACTTGGATATGCTTCTGCGGCAGTTAATCCTGAAGTTATAGAGGGCTTATATGCTTCTTGTCCTCTAATTAATCTTAAAAAGGTTAAATTGTGA
- a CDS encoding methylated-DNA--[protein]-cysteine S-methyltransferase, producing the protein MKIIRLDKKTNFNKAYIYKSPIGDIILMTDETSQYITSLEFNLNNINISLKHDEPPIIKKAKKELDNYFSNNLKNFSIPLALYGTDFQYNVWLETLNIPFGNVVSYSEIAASISDKRGSISRAVGTAEGKNKIAIIIPCHRVVGVNKKLTGYAGGLDKKEYLLKHEGFNIVNSKIII; encoded by the coding sequence GTGAAAATTATTAGGCTTGATAAAAAAACAAATTTTAATAAAGCCTATATTTATAAAAGCCCTATTGGCGATATAATATTAATGACAGATGAAACTTCTCAATATATCACTTCATTAGAGTTTAACTTAAATAATATTAATATATCATTAAAACATGATGAACCGCCTATAATAAAGAAGGCAAAAAAAGAATTAGATAATTACTTTTCAAATAATTTAAAAAATTTTTCTATTCCTTTGGCTTTATATGGTACAGATTTTCAATATAATGTTTGGTTGGAAACTTTAAATATACCTTTTGGTAATGTTGTATCATATTCTGAAATAGCAGCAAGTATTTCCGATAAAAGAGGCAGCATATCGAGAGCAGTTGGAACAGCTGAAGGAAAAAATAAAATAGCTATTATTATACCTTGTCATAGAGTTGTAGGAGTAAATAAAAAATTAACAGGCTATGCGGGAGGCTTGGATAAAAAAGAATATTTACTCAAACATGAAGGCTTTAATATAGTTAATTCTAAGATTATAATATGA
- a CDS encoding GNAT family N-acetyltransferase has product MLKKTYKTNRLFLLQPNINMASEIVDFYRRNREFFKEFDPQRPEVFYKVNTHKDIIKKELEEIRLERMLKFWIYKIEDKRKIIGMINFSNIYKGVFLSTTVGYKLDEFEQGKGYMTEALKAAIIIVFKELKLHRVEANIMPHNKPSLELAKRLGFEYEGLAKKYLKINGKWEDHVHMTIINNEL; this is encoded by the coding sequence ATGCTTAAAAAGACTTATAAAACAAATAGGCTTTTTCTATTACAGCCTAATATAAATATGGCTTCAGAGATAGTTGATTTTTACAGAAGAAATAGAGAGTTTTTTAAAGAGTTTGATCCTCAAAGACCTGAAGTATTTTATAAGGTTAATACTCATAAAGATATTATAAAAAAAGAGCTTGAAGAAATCAGATTGGAAAGAATGCTGAAATTTTGGATATATAAAATAGAAGATAAAAGAAAGATTATAGGTATGATTAATTTCAGCAATATTTATAAAGGGGTTTTTTTATCAACTACAGTGGGCTATAAATTAGATGAATTTGAACAAGGTAAAGGCTATATGACTGAAGCTCTTAAAGCAGCAATAATAATAGTATTTAAAGAACTTAAACTTCATAGAGTAGAGGCTAATATAATGCCGCACAATAAACCTTCATTAGAGTTGGCTAAAAGATTGGGATTTGAATATGAGGGGCTTGCTAAGAAATATTTAAAGATTAATGGTAAGTGGGAAGATCATGTTCATATGACTATAATAAATAATGAATTGTGA
- a CDS encoding AAA family ATPase — translation MSNLIIKNLGPITYFEMDIKDFNLIIGEQAVGKSTICKCIYFFRLLKDDVNSFIVELLLNNDKNNNVLSKEQLISQLDIKAKDLFIKIFGDLEYTDLFISYNYKASLNIEIKFDKDKKLIISYSDALLNMVYNFYNEIKNIKYNRVEKLDLFKRILPILLNKGIFDEEYNTYYIPAARSSLSFINNQKTKLNYESIDLVNLKFIQFIENIQHIFNNGIKGLNNKIRNKKIRHNIIQLSKKIINLMKGEYFSENGTEYILLDSEKKERIPVNYISSGHQEILWLLNILYYLIIRNEKAFVIIEEPEAHLYPKMQKEIVDFIVNFMNITGSTVFITTHSPYILTSTNNLLYAGKIKKEKNSDEVNEKIDKLFGKYGVIDTDKINAFKLYFKDNKTSYSSLINENSGEIMTELIDEISDYINETYTKLLDIEEDL, via the coding sequence ATGTCAAATTTGATAATTAAGAATTTAGGTCCTATAACATATTTTGAAATGGATATAAAAGATTTTAATTTGATTATTGGAGAGCAGGCCGTAGGAAAAAGTACAATTTGTAAATGTATATATTTTTTTAGATTATTAAAAGATGATGTTAATTCTTTTATAGTTGAACTATTATTAAATAATGATAAAAATAATAATGTTTTATCAAAAGAACAGTTAATATCACAATTAGATATTAAGGCTAAAGATTTATTTATAAAAATATTTGGAGATTTAGAATATACAGATTTATTTATTTCCTATAATTATAAAGCATCTCTTAATATAGAAATAAAATTTGATAAAGATAAAAAATTGATTATATCTTATAGTGATGCTTTACTAAATATGGTATATAATTTTTATAATGAAATAAAAAATATTAAATACAATAGAGTTGAAAAACTAGATTTATTTAAGAGAATTTTACCTATTCTTTTAAATAAAGGTATATTTGATGAGGAGTATAATACTTATTATATTCCTGCTGCTAGAAGTTCATTATCCTTTATTAATAATCAGAAAACTAAATTAAATTATGAATCTATTGATTTAGTTAATTTGAAATTTATACAATTTATAGAAAATATACAGCATATATTTAATAATGGAATAAAGGGTCTTAATAATAAAATAAGAAATAAGAAAATAAGGCATAATATAATACAATTGTCTAAGAAAATTATTAATCTTATGAAAGGAGAATATTTTTCTGAAAATGGTACAGAATATATTTTATTAGATTCTGAAAAAAAAGAGAGAATACCTGTTAACTATATATCTTCTGGACATCAGGAAATACTATGGCTTTTGAACATTTTATATTATCTTATTATAAGAAATGAAAAGGCTTTCGTGATTATAGAAGAACCTGAAGCACATTTATATCCTAAGATGCAAAAAGAAATAGTAGATTTTATAGTGAATTTTATGAATATCACAGGAAGTACAGTTTTCATAACAACTCATAGCCCTTATATATTAACAAGCACTAATAATTTATTATATGCAGGAAAAATAAAAAAAGAAAAAAATAGTGATGAGGTTAATGAAAAGATTGATAAGTTATTTGGTAAGTATGGAGTTATTGATACGGATAAAATAAATGCATTTAAACTTTATTTTAAAGATAATAAAACATCATATTCAAGTTTAATAAATGAAAATAGCGGCGAAATTATGACAGAATTGATAGATGAAATTTCTGATTATATAAATGAAACTTACACTAAATTACTTGATATAGAAGAAGATTTATGA